From Camelina sativa cultivar DH55 chromosome 5, Cs, whole genome shotgun sequence:
TATAACTCAGACAGCCTTTAATGCTTcagattaagaaatttatacaaTGCTCTAAAATtgaatgttttataaatttcgataataattattgaaatttaattttaggtTTACACGCCGGGTACGGATATTCCGTAGAGCACCCAGTTCAAATGTTTTGAGGTGGGTGGGTGTGCGTGTGTACTAATGATCTAGACTACCCGTAAAAGTCGATCTAAAAGTTTTAATAAGTTTTCTTTACTGTTCTAGTCTCTTGTCATGTTTTTTGCTTAGATCGAGTTCTCAACACCATCTTACCATAAATAAACCTCTTCGTTTAAGGTTTAGTTGTTGATGCGATTAAATCTCAAAACACATGTTACGACTAATTTTAAGATTAGTACAAGCCTGTTATGGTGACCATACTTTTAAAGCCCATCAAGGCTCATGAACTCAGACAACCTTTTTTTACAAGAAGCAGACCTCCTAGAATTTTCTCGAATCACCTGATATTTCTTCATTCACATCCTCTAAACTCTGAAGTCTAGACCTTTCTCTGTATTCCAGTAAAATTCGAGAAGAAAGCTCGAGAAATATCTTTTTCGTGCCTTTAAATAGAATCACAAATCCTCATTTCTTCCTCACCAAAGAGTTGAAAATTTAAAGCTTCTCACAACCAACGAAACCGAATCAGattctctatataaaaaaaaaaaaaaaaaaaaaaaaaaNNNNNNNNNNNNNNNNNNNNNNNNNNNNNNNNNNNNNNNNNNNNNNNNNNNNNNNNNNNNNNNNNNNNNNNNNNNNNNNNNNNNNNNNNNNNNNNNNNNNNNNNNNNNNNNNNNNNNNNNNNNNNNNNNNNNNNNNNNNNNNNNNNNNNNNNNNNNNNNNNNNNNNNNNNNNNNNNNNNNNNNNNNNNNNNNNNNNNNNNNNNNNNNNNNNNNNNNNNNNNNNNNNNNNNNNNNNNNNNNNNNNNNNNNNNNNNNNNNNNNNNNNNNNNNNNNNNNNNNNNNNNNNNNNNNNNNNNNNNNNNNNNNNNNNNNNNNNNNNNNNNNNNNNNNNNNNNNNNNNNNNNNNNNNNNNNNNNNNNNNNNNNNNNNNNNNNNNNNNNNNNNNNNNNNNNNNNNNaaaaaaaaaaaaaaaaaaaaaaaaaaggaaaaaaatgtcgATGATTCCAAGctttttcaacaacaacaacaacaacagacgAAGCAGCAACTTCTTCGATCCATTCTCACTCGACGCATGGGATCCGTTCAGAGACCtaacatcatcatctccactTTCTCGAGACACCTCAGCGATTGTTAACGCACGTGTTGACTGGAGAGAGACACCTGAAGCTCACGTGTTCAAAGCCGACTTACCTGGactaaagaaggaagaagtgaaGGTCGAGATCGAGGAAGACAACACTGTTTTGAAGATCAGCGGAGAGAGACACGTggagaaagaagacaaaaacgaCACGTGGCACCGTGTGGAGAGGTCGAGCGGACAGTTTTCGAGGAGGTTTAGGTTGCCTGAGAATGTCAAGATGGATCAGGTTAAGGCTGCGATGGAGAATGGTGTTTTGACTGTTACTGTGCCTAAGGCTGAGACCAAGAAGGCTGATGTCAGGTCTATTCAGATCACTGGCTGAGCTGAGCTCTGATTTCGAGTTTTCTCATCTGTGTTTGTTCTCTGTTTTTACtttgagtgtgtgtgtgtgtctatctaattagtaattatgaTGATGTATCTTCTTAATTAAGTAATGAATAATTTAGATTAGAACATGCTTCTTGTGCTTTACTAATAGTAATTAACACACAACAAAGAGATTTCTGACTAATAGGCCCATATAAGAAGCCCAAATTTAGCAAAGCTaatatatcccacatcggtGAAAAGCTCTGAACTGGATCTCAAActttctctatataataaacGCATTAGCATTGTTCATGGTTCGTtccaccaacaacaacatcatcaattgAACATCACGATCtttgtttctatttctttttttagggttttttaaaagatggaaAACGATCATTACTCTCATGCCCTAGTTAGAAATACGCATGACATGGTTAATGATCCTTCGTGTGATTCAACGATCTCGTGGAGCGAGAATGGCAAGAGTTTCATCGTCTGGAACCCAACTGAACTTTCGAGAGAGGTTATACCAAAATTCTTTGGGTATGGCTACGATGATATCGGCTTTGGTCACAATTTCGTAATCTTTGTCAAGTTGCTTGACCGATACGGCTTTAGGGTACTTAACACTGAGCCATTGGAATTCGCAGACGATAACTTCGTGAGAGATACACCTTATCTTGTTTGGAACATACATAAACGCGAAATAGGTCATAAACGAAACCCTACAAAAGGGAAAGAGCGGCGGCTAAAGCAAATCGTGATTAGGAGGAAACAGGGAAAGAAGATTATGAAGAACCGTACCATCCCGTACTAACTACTGAATTCAACTCCTAGTCAAATCTCAAAACTATACTCTTTAATTCACTGCACAACAATGGGCAAACTTTATTGTTAAGTTTTTGTTAATGTTCATCACAAACTTCGTCTTGgcaaataaacatatatttttttaataaacctaGTGTTACTACTTCTCTCTCTGATAGAGATGTTTACTATATGTTTGTATGATTGAAtccctttttaaaaagttttaaagttGTATGAACAATTTACTTAACAATGATAGGTGAATGTGATATGTCCGTGGAGTTAGTAAAGTactttggtttatggttttgattaaagattaagaaaaataaacaattggtAATATATGACAATAAATTTTTTCACTTCCACTGATATGAGAACATCTATGTACCTTGTGAAGAGAGATGACGTTAGCAATGACGTTCATaccttaaaatttaaaaactaatcccTGTCTGGTTTGATCTTCAAGATATTCTTGGATACCAAGAGAAAGCAAAATGGTCTTCTTTATTAATTACTAGTATTTTATTAGCCATAAcctcatttatatatagttaaactAATACTCAATCAAGGCAacgaaacaagaagagaaaaaaacagaggagttaGATAACTTTAGAAACAGAGGAGTTGATCCAATTATggggaagaaagaagagactGTGAAGCTTCTAGGGTTTTGGGGAAGCCCTTTCAGTCGTAGAGTCGAGATGGCTCTCAAACTCAAAGGCGTACCATACGAGTACTTGGAGGAAGACTTGCCAAACAAGACCCCTTTGCTTCTTGAGCTTAACCCGCTTCACAAGAAAGTTCCGGTTCTTGTCCATAATGATAAAGTATTACCCGAGTCACATCTGATCCTCGAATACATCGATCAGACATGGAAGAACAATCCGATTCTTCCTCAAGATCCTTACGAGAAAGCCATGGCTCGATTCTGGGCCAAGTTCATCGATGagcaggtatatatatatatatatatatatatattgatttgcAGGTTAAGtgataaaatatttaacatcAGGAGCTTATATATTGTTCTTAACTTGCAGATCCTTACACTAGGGTTCAGGTCCCTGGTGAAAGCAGAGAAGGGAAGAGAAGTTGCTATTGAAGAGACTCAAGAAATGCTTATGTTTCTTGAGAAGGAAGTCACTGGGAAAGATTTCTTCGGCGGCAAGATGGTCGGATTCTTGGACATGGTCGCAGGAAGTATGATCCCATTTTGTCTAGCTCGGCTTTGGGAAGGTTTGGGAATCCATATGATTCCAGACGAGAC
This genomic window contains:
- the LOC104786734 gene encoding 17.6 kDa class I heat shock protein 2 — translated: MSMIPSFFNNNNNNRRSSNFFDPFSLDAWDPFRDLTSSSPLSRDTSAIVNARVDWRETPEAHVFKADLPGLKKEEVKVEIEEDNTVLKISGERHVEKEDKNDTWHRVERSSGQFSRRFRLPENVKMDQVKAAMENGVLTVTVPKAETKKADVRSIQITG
- the LOC104786735 gene encoding glutathione S-transferase U1-like, producing the protein MGKKEETVKLLGFWGSPFSRRVEMALKLKGVPYEYLEEDLPNKTPLLLELNPLHKKVPVLVHNDKVLPESHLILEYIDQTWKNNPILPQDPYEKAMARFWAKFIDEQILTLGFRSLVKAEKGREVAIEETQEMLMFLEKEVTGKDFFGGKMVGFLDMVAGSMIPFCLARLWEGLGIHMIPDETFPELNRWIKSLKDVEAVRECIPPRDKQIERMTKIAEKIIMST